AAACAAATATAGTGATAAATTGATGGTTTtgcaaaattgtattttatgaGGGGTTGATTTAAATCATTCCATGATTTTCACTTAATTGGAAATGAAAATGACCATTGATAAAAATGGAAAGTTACTGTGTTTGTTTCTTAACAGAAAATGTTCTCAAAAGaaaatgtttacaaatttatatttatttatattaaaaagtgaGAATTTCGGGAAAAAAAATCTGGACACATTATTGTCCAAACTTTCTTTAATTTACTAATTTACAAGATATGATATTAGatagtaaataattaattatcaatatattaaataaataatttattattaattatcaataataaGTGTAATGGAAACTCAAAGGTTGGAAGGTAAAAATGCAGGTCCTActctaaagattttttttatttaatttaattaaaaaaaattaactattttaaaattaaagagttTTGTCTCTCAACTTCtactattatatataaaaaatactttattttttgttctctAAGCCTTTTTAATCTACATTCAAGTTGCAAATGATGCATATATCGTATCTATATCTCGAACTTAAAATAATTGTGACGCTACAACTCAATTTTAAGGAAGTTGAATAAGAGTGTTTTTCTACTCTTTGTTACGAAGAAATGAGTGTATAACTAAGGCCTTTTTTTAATgccatttttttccttctttttgtatAATCAATGTATTTTTCTAAAagtatttattgaaaaaaatcaatgatctatccatatttatatctatacCATATAAAAAGGGATTACaatgaaatcaaattttttttccttcccatATTGcttccttttatttatttaattgagaagcccctttttttttttaaataatataaattatgtctaaatatttactttttattaaagaaattttGGTGCTAATTGAATGAAGAAAATCCATTCAACTTGAAACTTTGGGCTAATTGAACGAAGAAAATCCTTTCAACTTCTTTAACCATTCCACTCCAATCATCTATCCAAAATCTCCTACTCATTTCTCCCCTTAACTCTACATCTCTCTCATCATaattaaaataagtaaaataaaattttaaaataataaaaactcacataaaaatttatataaaattgtaaAAACGATAGAATGGATAATCTAATTTTCAACCATGCTTAAATActtttataatcattataaaTAAAAGCAAAATATAGAGGTAGATTATGAACAATTTTACCTTCCATTTATTTATGAAATCTTATTGATATTTCATAGAATTTAAAAGAGTTTGAGatgctatttttaaaaaaaagacttatttttcatccatttgataataaaaatagacatttatctttttttttttcttaatttttttacctTCTTAATGTAATAAGAGTGGAGGATTTGAACCACCTAGACTTTTTGGTCACTAACATATATCAGTTGAGTTGtactcaatttaattttttttcctttcattgtAATTTGTAGATCTTGGGTTTTTGTCATAGTGAAAATGgtagaaattttatttttttttaaaaaattatccaTAGATGTAAGAGTTTTAACTTTGTCATGCGctataattatattatacttGATAACGTTTCTTTGAAAAACAACATAATAAATACAACATTTCTTTAGATCATAGTTGAATTCCTATTCAACttcttcataaaaaaaaacttaaattaaatatatgatcacataaaattgaaaaaccaaTGGCAGGTGGTAAGGGATCGTTTGATaatcaattgattttttaattttatttttaatttttaaaatagggCTAATTGGTATTTAGCtacatatttctaaattttaaaaacttttttaaaagatgttcagaaatttcaaaaaaaaaaaaaaaaaattccttttcGAAttcagttttcattttttaaaaaagcgcATATGTGAATTTAAACTAGAGTATGCTTATGAATAAAGAAATCTCTTTTTAGTCTAACGGTCAAGATTAAGGTTTTAAAATGTCAGTGTCATTCATTAACAATTCTGTCCACAACCGTGTTTTTCAATCGAATAATAAGAAGAATTTATTGTTAGAGGTGCTGAATGGAGACGAAGTTTATCGTGAAACTACAAATATATCTCTAATTCTCTTTGCATGcttaatcttaattaattatttgtaattAGAGCGTTATGATTCGTTGCTTCCACTATGCATGTTTCTTTTAATTCCATCAATTGtcaacaaaaatattaaaatcataattttatgaaaattttgataaaattatgatTTTGATGGATATTCCtagaaaaattatgaaataaaatatccgataaataaatttaaattaagaaataaaaattttatgattttcaaacaagttaattatttatattatctcTATATTAATGGCATTTTGATGCttattttttgtgttttatagatatttttataatataatagaaatattgattCAGCTAGCATGTAACTATCGAATCCATAGAAACGTGAAAATATCGACACgtcgatgaaaatttaatactatggtTAACAAGTTTATTATTCATATGGTTAACAAATTtattattcatattatattttaggtCTGTGTTTGAATCTTAGAACTTCACAttttttcacatttatttattttccattttattacaataatTTACCCTTTGCTATCAATCTTATCCACTATCATGAgttgggagtgattttaaatcgtcaaaatcaatttttttaacgTTTAAAATCACTATGAAAATGCTTTTGATcgttcaaaattaatttaatattaacttTTACACTTTTATATTCACATTTTTATATCataaaaattagtttgaaataattaaaaatatgtttaatagtGAAAACGACAAGTGATTTATACCGTTTTAAAATGACTATCAAACATGATCCAAATATGTTCTATAAATTGTAaccttttcttgaaaaaatcacttttagtttgaaaataatttgttattGTAGATGTAAACAATCATAAGATTTTATGCATATACTCAACTTTTTTTAATATGGGATtaattttactatatgatatactaaaataaaaaagggtCCAAATGAACCAAATTCAACCAACATTTAGTATGCATGATGATGTTAAGCTACGAGACTCGGACCCCACTccacaattgaaaaaaaattgaaaacttattacaataattaaattttagtctCCTAAAGCCTAAATATGAATCCAAGCTCAGTCCAAAGTCAATGGTTGACCAATACGGTAGTCCTTTCATAAATTGGATTGAATATgaatctttcttttttaaattgcGCTGGTCCAAGGTCAGCCTATTTGACCCGTATTTGGATTGAGCCATCTGGTTGGTCCAAAAGtgcaatttaaattaaaaataataagggTGTGTTTGGGGAAAGACTAttctaagactataataaccacctcttggtatcgtaaatactattttgtattctcCAATTACTTAtagtcaacactatttcaaaatcttcatttgcaatgatttttattttttattttttattttttactacagtgtttactattatctttttaaattaaaatagtttatacctGAAACACATGCTATTTTAACCAAAACTAAAATACGTCCTAAACACAAATTgttataacccaactataataacctaggacTATAAAAATAACTCCTTCCCCAAAAGTCCCCTAAATAAGGAGATTAAATGCAAGAGTGGGCGAGAGTTGGAAATTGAAAATCATTAAAAGATTACTCTATTCTTGTCTCACAttgaaaaatttgaataatgaaCGAATTTGCATACTCAATAAACAAGTCTCTTCAaacctatttttaaatttaaaatgagtattaataatataatatatttaaaggGTCAATTTGAGCCTATTCCAAAGGGTAAGTCCGAGTTTAATCTAATTTTGGCCTATCGAGCAAGGTCGATGGATTGAGTTATAGCCTATATAAGAGGTTGAGTTGGCCTAAGCCTGGCCCAATCAATGCCTGAGACCCATAAAATTTGATGAGgctgaattaaattgaaataattaaagtACAACGTGCATAGCAAAGCAAGACTGATGACTTTAAGACCGACCAATGAAGTGAAGTCAACTCCATGACTCGGATCCGATGCTTTTCCAAGTGACTTCAAAGTCCTTCTGTTTGCGTTTTTCTAATGCTAATGTTTCTTGCTCGCGAAGCTTATGATTTCGCTATATTAGTGGGGATTTCTTTGATTTTGATGTGTCCTGCCAACAAACTAGAGTGGGATTTTCAAATCACTTATGGCTTCTGATTCTGTGCACGATATCAATTCCCTCTTTTCCTCCGAGGGCAGAGACTTTCTCAACCGCAATAATGGCGACCAAGTATGTTTCTTTTCCATATATTGAGTTGAGATGTTAATTCTATTTGTTGAACTATAATTCCATAGTTTAATTTCGTGTTGGGTTGCTGGATAATTAACTGACCCTGGAATATTTTGaaattgtgattcttgtttttCACTcgattttctataaatttgtgGAATCTGTAAAAAGGAATTAGCGAAATATACTCTTATCGCCCGttgatttggttttttgaaCAGGTGAAGATCAGTTCCTTAATTGGAAAGATTGTGGGATTGTATTTCTCCGCGTCTTGGTGTCCTCCTTGTCGTCGTTTCACTCCAATATTTGCTGGGGTTTATGAGGAATTAGCTTCTAAGGGTGATATTGAAGTTGTCTTTGTTTCTGGTGACAACGATGAAGAGTCTTTCAAGGATTACTTCTCTAAAATGCCATGGTTGTCAATTCCATTTCCGAATTCAGATACCAATGAACGTTTGAATGAACTCTTCAAAGTCAGGGGAATTCCTCATCTTGTTGTTCTCGACGCCAATGGGAGGGTTTTGACTAACGATGGAGTGAGACTAGTCAGTGAATATGGGGTTAATGCCTATCCTTTTACTTCTGAACATATCAAATTTTTGAAGGAGAAAGAAGAGGAAGCGAAAAGGAACCAAACCATTAGTTCCCTTTTGGTTTCGAACTCGCGCAATTATGTGATCTCAAATGATGGAACTCAGGTATTATagtttcttccctttttttcccTTGTAATCTTGAACTTTTCATTGGAATGATGTGATAAGAAACAAATGTTTGTGCTGTAGGTTCTGGTCTCTGAGCTAGAAGGGAAAGTGATAGCGTTATACTTCTCGGTATATGGCCATGAACCATGTGATGATTTTACGCCTATTTTGGTTGATACTTACAACAAACTCAAAGAGAAGGGACAAAAATTTGAGATTGTATTGATTTCTTTAGATGATGAGGATGATGACTTCAATCAAGCATTGAAAACAATGCCATGGCTGGCATTGCCGTTTCAGGATGAGAAATGTAAAAAACTCATTCGATATTTTGAGCTTAGTGATATTCCTACTCTGGTCATAATTGGGCAGGACGGGAAGACTTTGCACCCGAACGCAGTGGAACTCATCGAAGATCACGGCCCTGATGCTTACCCTTTCACTCCTGAAAAAATTGAGAAGCTTACTGAGATTCAGAAGGCAAAGCTTGAGTCACAGACTCTGGAGTCTCTTTTAGTTTCTGGGGATAGAGATTTCGTTATTGAAAAGAATGGTAAAAAGGTAATGGTTAATCGTTTCTACTTAACATAATCTCTGAGTTCAGACACATTGTATTGTGTAGTACTTCTAAGTTGCTTCCATCTGTATTCTTACGcttaattattttctatttgGCCAGATACCGGTATCTGAACTTGTTGGCAAGAACATTCTGCTCTATTTCTCAGCACACTGGTGCCCTCCGTGTCGTGCATTCTTGCCTAAGCTTATAGAGGcatataatgaaattaaacaaaaggACAAAGAATTTGAAGTCATTTTCATTTCGAGTGATAGTGACCAAGATTCGTTTGAGGAATTCTTTTCAGGGATGCCTTGGTTAGCCCTACCATTTGGTGATGAAAGGAAGAAGTTCCTAAATCGAAGGTTCAAAATTGAAGGCATTCCTACACTCGTAGCCCTTAACCGAAGTGGTCATACTGTTTCAAAAGATGCTCGTAAGCTTATAACATCTCATGGAGCAGATGCCTATCCATTCACGGAGGAACATCTGAAGCAATTGGAGGAGCAGTTGGACAAAGAGGCAGAGGGGTGGCCtgagaaactaaagcatgaACTACATGAAGAACATGAACTTGTTCGAACACGTCAAACTGAATATTCTTGTGATGCGTGTGATGAAATGGGATATGGTTGGTCGTTTTATTGTGAGGAATGTGACTTCAGTTTGCACCCAAAATGTGCTTTGAAAAATGATGAGGGAGCTGCGGAGCAGAAAGAAGGGTGGATTTGCGAGGGAGACGTGTGCCGTAGAGCCTGAGAAAACATATGCAGAATTGCAAAGAATATATATGAAAGGCTATGAGGGTATGTTATTTGCTTGTTGACTTATCTTCTGTGCTGCCTTGGTGTGTTCTCTGTGCTGTATACTACAGTTATGTTATTCCAGATCAGCTGGTCTGTAATGGGATTTTGtagtttaaaataaatcaaaagaaGTTGGCAGTTTCAAGCATTTTGTGCCCTTTATTTTTGGAATGCTGATTATGAAAAATACCAGATTGATTCagtttctaataaaataagataacttGCCTAAATCACAAAGTTTTTATGGGATTCAACACCAATTTCACATTTTCGTTCAATTGGATTATAGAACGAAGAGTGGAGTCTAAGGGGATGTTTGGCAACCCAATCTGAGTTTGGTTGAGTTGTATTTTTTACCAATTCAatgtttggcccaccaactcTAAAGATTGGTGATGTTGAGTTggttattttaccaactcaccctaACTCACCCCAAGTCTCCCAATTCTCCATTTTTCTAATGTTTTTAATAGTTTATCCCTTGACCACTGTCGGTGACTACCGGTACCACACTCCGGCGACATATTTCAATGACCATCTTCGGGTGGTTAACTTCTACGACCAACTCTAAGTTTCGACAACCACTTCTAATGATAACTCCAACGACGAAttttgacaaccaccttcgtaCAAAGTAACTTTGACGACACACTCTGACTTCCATATTCGCATGATTAACTTCGATAACGAACTTCGGGCTCCACCAACCACCTCTGACGACAAACTCTAGCGACTAACTCCAATGACTACCTTCGAATAAGCAACTCCAGCGACATATTCCGACAATTACCCCATGTggccaactccgacgaccaactctaGGCTCTGATAACTTCGCCGAAGACCACCTTGGATGATCAACTTAAGTGACAACCACATATGACAACCAACACTAACATTCACTTAGGGAGGTCAACTCCAGCGAAGGCCACCTCTTACGAGACTCTTAATGACAATCCTATTTTTTGTGAACATGTAAATAAATCCTTAATGACAACCCtatcttttttaaatatgtaaataGACACTTAATGACAACCCTATTTTTTGTGTTCAACTCATGCGTTCTATCACTGTTAAAGTATATTGTAGAGTTGGTTATATAAATACTAGTATTTTGCCTACGTTAAATGCAATATTTGTATGTAGGTGGTTACTAAAAAAAGACTATGCAATTCTTTTGTAACTTTCTTGTTTTCCACttctgttatttttttttttaaattcatataaGCGTGGTTATTAGAAGAAAGATTGTGCTGAAAATGGtacttttctttcctttcttttataataaattagaTGTTACGTTGTGTGGTTTCatacattttattttagatCACATTTCTAGTTTGCCTCCGTTAAGTCTTAGTGTTTTGATCTAATTCATTTCAAACATTTAAAGGTACGTTGtagtatatttaattttaattttatttgcatttaacTTCATTAGTTTGTTGTATTTCTTGTAGGACCCAAAATAATTGCACATTTCCTCCAACTAATGGGCAAAAAACAAGAAttggctctttttttttttttttttttttaattaacatttatggttgagttaaaattaattgagagtTAAAAATTGAACGTTAGGAAGTAgagaaatgttcattttattgaaatatAACATTGAAGGATCCCAAATTGAAGGGAATCTTAAGTAGAAGTGGATCGTCCCAAACACCattctttaaataaattaatttttatagaaaagaaagaacaagatatgcatttacataaattacaacatgctaagtTAAATGAAAACTTAGGGTTCCAGAAACCCTTACcactttcttcaagtatccttGATCAAGATTCGAACACTATCACGATTgcttcctcggtattctcaggtaAAGAACCTAGGAGTGatgggctctaactattttggaatgagggaaTTTTTGAGTAGAGAGGATGAAGAGTTGAGATTATTCACTAACAACCCAAGACTCATGGAACAACTCAATGTATCTCTTGAAGAAGGAGACTCTCTCCTCTTTTTCAAAAGCCAAAATATTaccaatatataaatataaatatgataactaacttatcatataatatatattaaattatatgttacatcaaatataacatatagtctatagttttaatatcatatcatatacaatataatctatcgtttcttttctctctcatatgacatttaatataaatcacatttatatcaaatttaacaattatgaatccaattcatataattaatatttgaatcatattaaaatatttatttcctctcactaaagctataacgtatcaaatacattataataattatatcacaaataattaaaataacttaattatatcatatacaattagaTCCCTCAATGAAacagttcaaattaatccaaaaactgattctcatttaatcctattgagctaccaaggggacctcatggacctgtaacttgaagctccaaggatacatgaataattaattaaactctttaattagattattcatcatccgttaactgtcgggcactccactaaaaccgatagctgcactctttgtactacagatatatttctgtgtccattggatataaccaatcaatagtacgatgacccttcacaaattgctcgtaactacagctagaccaaaattaccgttttgtccctatagttacatctaactctttaagtaccactgatccctctaatgaaaaatagatcatagtccaactatgatacaatccctctcgggccaggaaagggtgtggcgccatattattcaagcctcagaatcagctctcaagggagcaatttatctacttaccccgacctcgaggaaaaagtgaattccttcttgtgtagttatgttccaagctccctaatcaaacaaatccccaaaatgataggcttattgagtcggtgatctggccactctcacccatacaaattaaaggaccgccctcataggtaggagttcacaactcactcaggatttaggtcatgttatctatggtcatcctggtgaaatgtaagtctctattatgaatgacgttatataatgagattaaaaatttcgtggtccggtcttatacaaactcctttatatgaAATATCCCCGTTCACAtttctatacatgaatgatcaggattagatcgcttgtagtactttacaataattgtaacacctgCAAAGCAAGCCATACTCGTattgtcacaaggataaggcaggattacccagtcttatccatctactacagaccatttaggttatcatttaaacatgatccacccgtatgtctctacatatatgtttaaactacaagataacattggatgttagtttattggtttgtggttaatgcaataaaatgtggaataaaatatcatatattttattaaaaaaaataatgagctTGTTCAAATCATTTACAATatagtcaaaatacaaagtacacaaaaactagggcataacacgtgCCCAAtataaatctcccacttgccttgtCTAAACATGGTCTGTCCCACAAAcctatactctgcaggtgactctcaaacaccttagctgtGAGGGctttgtaaacgaatcagcaacgttgtgcttcaaagctatctgtgtgacaatcacgtcccctcgatgcacaatctctcgaatgagatgatactttcgctctatatgcttcccgcgcttgtgactcctacgctttcgagaattagccacaacaccactattatcacaataaattgtgatgggctttgacatgtttggaacgACTTCTAGATTAGTAAAAAATTTCCTAATCCTAACAGCTTCCTTAGTAgtttcacaagccgctacatactcagcctccatagtggattCAACGATGCACCATTACTTGGTGCTTCTTCATATTACTGCCCTTTctttaagagtgaacactgatcccaatgtggatttcctaaaatctttaacagtctgaaaatcagagtctgtgtatcctgtaaggatcaaatctttagaaccatacatgagcatgtaatccctcgttctccgtagatacttgaggatgtctTTAACAGcgatccagtgatctaatcctagattagattgatatctactaactatccccaaTGCATCACAGATGTCaggtgataactggtagaaatacaagttattacaactcaaataagtaaaacaatgagagaatgcgatggtaaaataggcaatatcatgtccgaaagcgctaaactgaaaggaattgtgATCGCAagcgctcatcgcataaaagcagttaatttacctattttgtgcaggtacaatgcgatggcaTATATGAAATTATAATCCAAAGGCACAATGCATCAGCGCAC
This DNA window, taken from Benincasa hispida cultivar B227 chromosome 6, ASM972705v1, whole genome shotgun sequence, encodes the following:
- the LOC120080101 gene encoding probable nucleoredoxin 1, encoding MASDSVHDINSLFSSEGRDFLNRNNGDQVKISSLIGKIVGLYFSASWCPPCRRFTPIFAGVYEELASKGDIEVVFVSGDNDEESFKDYFSKMPWLSIPFPNSDTNERLNELFKVRGIPHLVVLDANGRVLTNDGVRLVSEYGVNAYPFTSEHIKFLKEKEEEAKRNQTISSLLVSNSRNYVISNDGTQVLVSELEGKVIALYFSVYGHEPCDDFTPILVDTYNKLKEKGQKFEIVLISLDDEDDDFNQALKTMPWLALPFQDEKCKKLIRYFELSDIPTLVIIGQDGKTLHPNAVELIEDHGPDAYPFTPEKIEKLTEIQKAKLESQTLESLLVSGDRDFVIEKNGKKIPVSELVGKNILLYFSAHWCPPCRAFLPKLIEAYNEIKQKDKEFEVIFISSDSDQDSFEEFFSGMPWLALPFGDERKKFLNRRFKIEGIPTLVALNRSGHTVSKDARKLITSHGADAYPFTEEHLKQLEEQLDKEAEGWPEKLKHELHEEHELVRTRQTEYSCDACDEMGYGWSFYCEECDFSLHPKCALKNDEGAAEQKEGWICEGDVCRRA